A single Anopheles maculipalpis chromosome 3RL, idAnoMacuDA_375_x, whole genome shotgun sequence DNA region contains:
- the LOC126562014 gene encoding uncharacterized protein LOC126562014: MDINRNNAFFEKLKENVTDSFDRLRKAVDMREKLLLRQLTVVVQQAQHITFEYDSIRFLGDGEDDLVGRIRTYGRYNIDNFNVILQKEPYENEDYILPSNDHDLMHKSCRQGADDERNPESEEIVVEFFSNRSLIKDSAEMVRESIINLTLNESRELIDRTIGGGGGVVAGTTNEEPLRACSKIDPTIMHRSYSRGRNSLSDIQLDSLSFQGDQQHQQQQDDGSNNNVANSNAKPARTVSREGEKLVSLSLPPPQRMIPKASQTDGLIVASGTDSEGNVRESTTTTTCKAAIDKRMKNVNHVTMNSCGSTINLKNVTNLTINSCSERAQLKERTTVTETKCPSEEGSPECGFYKRLITENKILRNHILKSKLGVGGVGSRYAKSQPQPLVSSSVSDRSLASVPDETITDSKAPSNNNDTDDGGGLSSSTSTSTSSAPPAGLPETNLNIPLSEQELQQMFDIPSSMCEKSLSFVLGELYGLPAGGVDALAGSAPGKTKEHTMQIQQWLKQIISEAETEPFQNAEMLEFSKIHD, translated from the coding sequence ACGATAGTATCCGGTTTCTGGGTGACGGGGAGGACGATTTGGTGGGCCGTATACGTACGTACGGCAGGTACAACATTGACAACTTTAATGTGATCCTGCAGAAGGAACCGTACGAAAACGAGGATTACATACTTCCCTCGAACGATCACGATTTGATGCACAAAAGTTGCCGCCAGGGTGCGGACGATGAGCGCAATCCGGAGAGTGAGGAAATTGTGGTGGAGTTTTTTAGCAACCGTAGTTTGATAAAGGATAGCGCTGAAATGGTACGCGAATCAATTATAAACCTAACGCTGAACGAAAGCCGTGAGCTGATCGATCGGACAatcggcggtggtggtggggttGTTGCTGGCACTACCAACGAAGAACCGTTGCGTGCATGTAGTAAAATCGATCCAACAATAATGCATCGGTCGTACAGTAGGGGTCGGAACTCCCTATCCGATATACAGCTAGATTCACTTTCCTTCCAAGGTgatcagcagcaccaacagcaacaggacGATGGCAGTAATAACAACGTTGCCAATAGCAACGCAAAGCCAGCCCGGACCGTATCGCGTGAGGGTGAAAAACTGGTTTCACTTtcgctaccaccaccacagcGCATGATACCAAAAGCTTCTCAAACGGATGGATTGATTGTCGCCAGCGGCACTGACTCGGAAGGGAATGTCCGTGAGTCCACCACAACGACCACGTGCAAGGCGGCTATTGATAAGCGTATGAAGAACGTTAACCATGTCACAATGAACAGTTGTGGCAGCACGATCAATCTGAAGAACGTGACCAATCTTACGATAAACTCGTGCTCGGAAAGAGCACAGCTAAAGGAACGAACAACTGTCACCGAGACCAAGTGCCCTTCTGAGGAAGGTAGTCCCGAGTGTGGATTTTACAAACGACTCATTACGGAGAACAAAATCCTACGCAATCATATTCTCAAATCAAAGCTGGGAGTCGGAGGAGTTGGATCACGCTACGCCAAGTCACAGCCACAGCCGTTAGTGAGCTCTTCCGTTTCGGATCGTTCGCTCGCTTCGGTACCGGACGAAACGATCACCGACTCAAAGGCACCGTCGAACAACAATGATacggatgatggtggtggtctaTCAAGCAGTAcctccaccagcaccagcagtgcACCGCCAGCAGGGCTGCCAGAAACCAATCTTAACATTCCCCTTTCCGAGCAGGAACTACAGCAAATGTTCGACATACCGTCGTCGATGTGCGAAAAAAGTCTCTCCTTTGTGTTGGGTGAACTGTACGGTTTGCCAGCTGGTGGGGTGGACGCACTGGCCGGATCCGCACccggcaaaacaaaagaacacacCATGCAGATCCAGCAATGGTTAAAGCAAATTATCTCCGAAGCAGAAACGGAACCGTTTCAAAATGCCGAAATGCTTGAATTTAGCAAAATTCACGATTAA
- the LOC126561041 gene encoding mRNA-capping enzyme — MSRGPGPIPPRWLHCPRKSEKLIANHFLAFKTPLKREFEANMPVQCAFRPSMLFNLLKLHKQRIGLWIDLTNTNRFYDKNEVIDAGCKYIKLQCRGHGETPSVQQTKAFIELVDEFIQERPIDLIGVHCTHGFNRTGFLIVSYMVERMDCGLDAALAAFADARPPGIYKGDYIRELYERYAEEEDVPPPPELPAWCLEYDDDDQPNNNLVEEDDDNDGHHNSGQARGTKRRTDEAGENGQSSGPKRKRVSYNQNAVFMDGVPNVTLVTDETLIAQLQQRVRTMCGSKLAGFAGAQPVSMDLHNIRYLTEMPYRVSWKADGTRYMMLILGEDKIYFLDRDNSIFAVKGIRFPMLANANQHVTDTLVDGEMVIDEYKQQSIPRYLVYDIIYLNNREVRKQPFHPNRLSLIDRELIQPRARAMQLGTLDRRSEPFGVRLKEFWDIGKSQSLLGPKFKQALSHEPDGLIYQPSLDPYESGVCPRVLKWKPHHMNSIDFRLVIKKENKLGMLPGKVGLLYVGGMDQSFSEIKLTSELLKLNNKIIECKFDKEWVLMRERTDKSFPNSFQTAKNVWESIRHPVTEAILLTLIQEKGYQGERDPGERDTKLMPPPQSH; from the coding sequence ATGTCTCGCGGACCCGGACCAATACCTCCCCGCTGGCTGCACTGTCCGCGAAAGTCGGAAAAGCTTATAGCGAACCATTTCCTAGCCTTCAAGACACCGCTGAAGCGCGAATTTGAAGCCAACATGCCCGTCCAGTGTGCCTTTCGGCCCTCGATGCTGTTCAACTTGCTGAAGCTACACAAGCAACGGATCGGCCTGTGGATTGATCTTACCAACACGAACCGTTTCTACGACAAGAACGAAGTCATAGATGCTGGCTGCAAGTACATTAAGCTGCAGTGCCGCGGTCACGGCGAAACACCATCCGTACAGCAAACGAAAGCCTTCATTGAGCTTGTGGACGAATTTATACAGGAGCGGCCGATCGACCTGATCGGTGTGCACTGTACGCATGGGTTCAATCGGACCGGCTTCCTGATCGTTTCCTACATGGTTGAGCGGATGGATTGTGGGCTGGATGCGGCACTGGCCGCATTCGCTGatgcacgtccgccgggcattTACAAGGGTGATTACATACGGGAGCTGTACGAACGGTACGCGGAGGAGGAAGATGTACCGCCACCACCGGAACTGCCCGCCTGGTGTCTAGAGtatgacgatgacgatcaGCCAAACAACAATCTGGTGGAGGaggacgacgacaacgacggcCATCACAACAGTGGACAGGCAAGAGGAACCAAGCGTCGTACGGATGAGGCGGGTGAAAATGGTCAGTCCAGTGGGCCAAAGCGTAAGCGTGTTTCGTACAATCAGAATGCCGTCTTTATGGACGGTGTGCCGAACGTGACACTCGTGACGGATGAGACGCTAATCGCCCAACTGCAGCAACGGGTCCGTACGATGTGCGGTAGCAAACTCGCGGGCTTTGCCGGTGCACAGCCCGTCTCGATGGATTTGCACAACATACGCTACCTCACCGAAATGCCGTACCGGGTGTCGTGGAAGGCGGACGGGACACGCTACATGATGCTGATACTGGGTGAGGATAAGATCTATTTCCTCGATCGGGACAATTCGATATTCGCCGTGAAAGGGATCCGGTTTCCGATGCTTGCGAACGCAAACCAGCACGTCACGGACACACTGGTCGATGGTGAGATGGTAATCGATGAGTACAAGCAGCAGTCCATACCCCGCTATCTCGTGTACGACATCATCTACCTGAACAACCGCGAAGTCCGGAAGCAACCGTTCCACCCGAACCGGTTAAGTTTGATCGACCGGGAGCTGATACAGCCGCGGGCGCGTGCCATGCAGCTCGGCACGCTCGATCGGCGCAGCGAACCGTTCGGTGTGCGGCTGAAAGAGTTCTGGGACATTGGCAAATCACAGTCGCTGCTCGGGCCAAAGTTTAAGCAAGCGCTCAGCCACGAACCGGACGGTCTCATCTACCAGCCGTCGCTCGATCCGTACGAATCGGGCGTGTGCCCGCGCGTGCTCAAGTGGAAACCGCATCACATGAACTCGATCGACTTTCGGCTGGTgataaagaaggaaaacaagctGGGCATGCTGCCGGGCAAGGTCGGCCTGCTGTACGTCGGCGGGATGGATCAGAGCTTTAGCGAGATCAAGCTCACGAGCGAACTGCTCAAGCTGAACAACAAAATTATCGAATGTAAGTTCGACAAGGAGTGGGTGCTGATGCGCGAGCGGACGGACAAATCGTTCCCGAACAGCTTCCAGACGGCGAAAAATGTGTGGGAAAGCATCCGCCATCCGGTAACGGAAGCGATACTGTTAACGCTGATCCAGGAGAAGGGCTACCAGGGGGAAAGGGATCCAGGAGAAAGGGATACGAAACTGATGCCACCACCACAGTCGCATTAA
- the LOC126561465 gene encoding uncharacterized protein LOC126561465, with protein sequence MTSTTIATVAPSAPTLVAPTASCRTSVPVVTIRSVELPSTGDSVGVTSGGRLLRRKELLAETNRTRSLKTLSCDLSEILVKNLSLRRSETSERRSHAADTLEELSVTSSDSVQHPQCSIAAAGSGTTDCVGCSGGSSSGYDSGANRTQGTLCDTFTSVNKFIRLKRVSSDGNNLSRLSSTVVTANGAGGTNYTKIHEPTPGKLPPSSFKRVEISVCESVSESDKEQLRPPGSEVHKSVIVNQLDQVDENCPLLVVDENGRAPTIALQKKKATLVFTRKKVPEDSATPVTCRRVSERDLTTCESGASKVLLRRRVRLSGDWLGKGVENGEKRELKRRSLQWPIGLSASGNSDSRTSHFSDALADGEHRRGGADTSSKFRHSWNAPGYDILEEDTGVEGKGEDLGKDFASIIHNLAGLRNHHLANGTHESVSLLEQHSPQIVPSRATRPTSLGGSGQGLRRGPSSWIQSSPMVPTSGVATGGGVGGGVGGGGGNGNGGESSPHTGALSGPVPRKRRFEAFLKNLVGRRPSKEPPPAAPPPPPPPLLSSPEIKISKSPSEHNLAEITRSRLNISTTSLSSVHQKLWSVVPLLKRDVSCTSLASPKTTPLLLDSQCASSGECAGGPGLLTLGGMKAGAGVSGGLRKCETVLALTNATSQTLEPIRPLNRLRNCASVATCSRCSSLLSLAAAGSRYSLNASNGAFVPVSGSQDGNEPIEPPKTTSTKKGSLDGSSKRKYVGNLLRLTTTSCSSSSSSSAASSPSSSSTPSSSSSGASSPSPNSATGSPAGASVSSKTVMFAPSPTQLVPVSPISSAATTNTTTKALTPTIKFTCKLCLGEFSAENLTRITQCACSFCTECMTAYIEFEISEGAYEVSCPDAMCPAQGIITIAEITALASSSLVEKHHRYRLNREVELDRFRTWCPKAGCETICLVGATEQQAGQAGGINQTGSSVCPDRIVPLSPSSSSMPSPCAVHCPTCREDFCSGCKKAWHPTMSCEENSRRLAVDGQTDALGIPFDNDLIKCCPMCTVPIEKDEGCAQMMCKRCKHVFCWYCLASLDDDFLLRHYDKGPCKNKLGHSRASVVWHRAQVIGIFAGFGILLLVASPLLLLAAPCIVCCKCRICSGAAKLEETEVDYDDAAVALHSSSGLQR encoded by the exons ATGACATCCACAACTATCGCAACCGTTGCACCGTCAGCGCCAACGCTGGTGGCGCCCACAGCATCGTGTCGGACATCCGTGCCTGTGGTTACTATACGCAGTGTTGAGCTGCCCAGTACCGGTGACAGTGTCGGCGTTACAAGCGGTGGTCGCTTGCTGCGGCGGAAGGAGTTGCTAGCCGAAACCAATCGTACCAGATCGCTGAAAACGTTGTCCTGTGATTTGAGTGAGATATTGGTGAAAAATCTAAGCTTGAGACGGAGCGAAACATCCGAACGGCGGTCGCACGCTGCCGACACGCTCGAGGAACTATCAGTAACGTCATCGGATTCGGTGCAGCACCCACAGTGCAGTATCGCAGCAGCAGGAAGTGGTACCACTGACTGTGTTGGTTGTAGTGGTGGGTCCAGCAGTGGCTATGATAGTGGTGCCAACCGTACTCAAGGTACGTTGTGCGATACGTTCACATCGGTAAACAAGTTCATTCGGTTGAAACGCGTTTCGAGCGATGGTAACAATCTAAGCCGGCTGTCATCGACGGTAGTCACGGCGAACGGGGCCGGCGGTACGAACTACACCAAAATCCACGAACCTACACCGGGCAAACTGCCGCCCAGTTCGTTTAAACGGGTCGAAATAAGTGTCTGTGAATCGGTGTCCGAAAGTGATAAAGAACAACTACGCCCGCCGGGAAGCGAAGTGCACAAAAGCGTCATAGTGAACCAGCTCGATCAGGTGGACGAAAACTGTCCGCTGCTTGTTGTGGACGAGAATGGTCGTGCCCCGACTATAGCGCTTCAGAAGAAGAAAGCGACGCTAGTCTTTACGCGAAAGAAAGTTCCGGAAGATTCTGCGACTCCGGTCACCTGCCGAAGGGTGAGCGAGCGTGATTTAACAACGTGCGAAAGTGGTGCCTCGAAGGTGCTTCTGCGTCGTCGTGTGCGATTGAGTGGTGATTGGTTGGGCAAAGGTGTAGAAAACGGTGAGAAGCGAGAATTGAAGAGGCGTAGCCTCCAGTGGCCTATCGGCTTATCGGCTAGTGGTAATAGTGATAGTAGAACGTCACACTTCTCCGACGCCCTTGCTGACGGTGAACATCGTCGAGGTGGCGCAGATACGTCGAGCAAGTTTCGCCACTCCTGGAACGCACCGGGATACGACATACTTGAGGAAGATACCGGCGTGGAAGGAAAGGGTGAAGATTTGGGAAAG GATTTTGCCTCAATCATCCACAACCTGGCTGGGCTAAGGAATCACCACCTTGCGAATGGGACACATGAGTCCGTGTCCCTGCTGGAGCAGCACTCGCCTCAGATTGTGCCGTCGCGCGCAACACGTCCTACCTCACTCGGGGGCTCCGGTCAGGGGCTCCGGCGGGGTCCATCGAGCTGGATCCAATCATCCCCGATGGTGCCCACGAGTGGGGTAGCCACGGGCGGGGGAGTCgggggtggtgttggtggtggtggtgggaatGGGAATGGAGGAGAAAGCAGTCCACACACCGGAGCACTAAGTGGTCCGGTACCTCGCAAGCGGCGCTTCGAAGCATTTCTCAAGAATCTTGTCGGCCGGCGACCTTCGAAAGAACCTCCACCAGcagctccaccaccaccacctccaccgctGCTCAGTTCGCCCGAGATCAAAATTAGCAAAAGCCCATCCGAGCACAATCTGGCCGAAATCACGCGCAGCCGGCTCAACATCTCGACCACCTCGCTGTCATCGGTGCATCAGAAGCTGTGGTCGGTGGTGCCACTGCTGAAGCGAGACGTTAGCTGCACTAGTCTAGCGTCCCCGAAAACGACGCCCCTACTGCTGGACAGTCAGTGTGCGTCTTCGGGCGAGTGTGCCGGCGGTCCGGGACTGCTTACGCTCGGTGGAATGAAAGCTGGTGCCGGAGTGTCGGGGGGTTTGCGCAAATGCGAAACCGTGCTGGCACTTACCAATGCCACCTCCCAAACGTTGGAACCGATACGGCCGCTTAACCGGCTGCGTAACTGCGCCTCGGTCGCCACCTGTTCCCGCTGTTCTAGTCTACTTTCGCTGGCTGCGGCCGGTTCGCGCTACTCGCTTAATGCCTCAAATGGTGCGTTCGTACCCGTGTCCGGTTCGCAGGATGGTAACGAACCGATCGAGCCGCCCAAAACGACGTCGACGAAAAAGGGTTCGCTCGATGGTAGTTCGAAGCGGAAGTACGTGGGCAACTTGCTGCGGCTAACGACCACCAGCTGCTCCTCATCCAGTTCGTCCTCTGCCGCATCTTCGCCCAGCTCGTCGTCTACGCCCTCGTCCTCCTCGTCCGGTGCATCATCGCCGAGTCCAAACTCGGCAACCGGCAGTCCAGCGGGTGCGTCCGTCTCGTCCAAAACCGTTATGTTTGCCCCTAGTCCCACGCAGCTGGTACCGGTATCGCCAATCAGCAGTGCCGCAACGACAAACACAACGACAAAGGCCTTAACGCCTACGATTAAGTTCACCTGCAAACTGTGCCTTGGAGAGTTCAGTGCCGAGAACCTGACACGTATCACGCAGTGTGCTTGCTCGTTCTGCACCGAG tgCATGACGGCCTACATagagtttgaaatttccgaagGTGCGTACGAAGTGTCCTGTCCTGATGCGATGTGTCCCGCGCAGGGCATCATCACGATCGCAGAAATAACGGCACTAGCGTCATCGTCCCTGGTGGAAAAGCACCACCGATATCGACTGAATAGAG AGGTAGAACTAGACCGATTCCGCACCTGGTGCCCGAAAGCGGGATGTGAAACGATTTGTCTCGTCGGTGCGACGGAACAGCAGGCCGGCCAGGCAGGAGGTATCAATCAAACCGGCTCATCGGTCTGTCCCGATCGAATCGTGCCACTGTCACCATCGTCCTCCAGCATGCCATCACCCTGCGCCGTACACTGTCCAACGTGTCGGGAGGACTTCTGTTCGGGATGTAAGAAGGCG TGGCATCCGACGATGTCGTGCGAGGAGAACTCGCGCCGCCTTGCGGTGGACGGCCAAACGGACGCGCTCGGTATCCCGTTCGACAATGATCTCATCAAATGCTGCCCCATGTGCACCGTCCCGATCGAGAAGGACGAGGGCTGCGCGCAGATGATGTGCAAACGGTGCAAACACGTCTTCTGCTGGTACTGTCTCGCTAGTCTGGAC GACGACTTTCTTCTACGACACTACGACAAAGGACCGTGCAAGAATAAGCTGGGCCATTCGCGAGCATCGGTCGTCTGGCACCGGGCGCAGGTGATTGGGATATTTGCCGGCTTCGGGATACTGTTGCTGGTGGCTTCACCGCTACTATTGCTGGCCGCTCCCTGTATCGTTTGCTGCAAGTGCCGGATCTGCAGCGGTGCAGCTAAGCTGGAGGAAACGGAGGTGGATTATGATGATGCAGCTGTCGCACTGCACAGTAGCAGCGGGTTACAGCGATAA
- the LOC126562593 gene encoding replication factor C subunit 5: protein MDASVKSNLPWVEKYRPAKLTDLISHEEIIGTINKFIKEEQLPHLLFYGPPGTGKTSTILACARQLYKPQSFGSMVLELNASDDRGINIVRGQILDFASTRTIFKGGYKLIILDEADAMTNDAQNALRRIIEKYTENVRFCIICNYLSKIIPAIQSRCTRFRFAPLSAEQILPRLEHVIEAEGIDVTDDGKKALMTLAGGDMRKVLNVLQSTWMAYKSVTEVNVYNCVGHPLKEDINNIIFWLLNEESFKTCYEKIQQLKTQKGLALEDILTEIHLVVNRLEIPPRVSSQLLINLASIEERLADGCVEKPQITALIAAFSKLRTLVV, encoded by the exons ATGGATGCTAGCGTCAAGTCTAATCTGCcgtgggtggaaaaatatcGCCCAGCCAAACTAACGGATCTTATTTCACACGAGGAAATCATTGGCACGA TTAACAAATTCATCAAGGAAGAACAGTTACCGCATCTGCTGTTTTACGGACCACCGGGAACGGGCAAAACCAGCACCATTCTGGCCTGCGCCCGACAGCTGTACAAACCACAATCCTTCGGTTCGATGGTGCTCGAACTGAATGCGTCCGACGACCGTGGTATCAACATTGTGCGTGGACAGATTCTAGACTTTGCATCCACGCGAACCATATTCAAGGGTGGCTACAAACTGATCATACTGGATGAGGCGGATGCGATGACAAATGATGCGCAGAATGCGCTCAGGCGTATCATAGAAAAGTACACAGAAAATGTGCGTTTTTGCATAATCTGTAACTACCTGAGCAAAATCATTCCGGCCATACAATCGCGTTGTACACGGTTCCGTTTTGCGCCACTGTCAGCGGAACAGATTCTACCACGCTTGGAGCACGTGATTGAAGCGGAAGG AATCGACGTGACCGACGATGGGAAAAAGGCACTCATGACCCTGGCCGGTGGCGATATGCGAAAAGTGCTCAACGTTTTACAGAGCACGTGGATGGCGTATAAAAGCGTGACGGAGGTAAACGTGTACAACTGTGTAGGGCATCCGCTGAAAGAGGACATcaataatataatattttgGTTGCTAAacgaggagtcatttaaaacATGTTACGAAA AAATTCAGCAGCTAAAGACCCAGAAAGGTCTGGCGCTGGAGGACATTCTTACGGAGATACATTTGGTTGTGAATCGGCTGGAGATTCCGCCGCGAGTTTCCTCTCAATTGCTGATCAATTTGGCATCGATCGAAGAGCGACTAGCGGATGGGTGCGTCGAAAAGCCACAGATAACAGCTTTGATAGCAGCGTTCAGTAAATTGCGTACTTTAGTCGTTTA